A region of Salvelinus alpinus chromosome 6, SLU_Salpinus.1, whole genome shotgun sequence DNA encodes the following proteins:
- the LOC139578412 gene encoding oxysterol-binding protein-related protein 1-like has translation MEEYSAYSTHYCSRVQGSEEDEEGVMSVGELTESLQSAEACHQKLEKEVRAFLSLVKEDGLPEKLPPMMLQKMREVCELSSETCSNLNHCLSLFSRQDGVRSLKLEQEVEKNNILSEELQTLATEQHKLEQSVVKGSSPRSALSDDDFYDAVSDSDSEHSLSVFEGVASHSFDKDEEKGSVLFSSKRSSPTSMSLENHHGNEEESQPNGIVRHRTSLPASMFSRNDFSIWSILRKCIGMELSKITMPVIFNEPLSFLQRLTEYMEHTYLIHQANASSDSIERMKCVAAFAVSAVASQWERTGKPFNPLLGETYELVREDLGFRLISEQVSHHPPVSAFHAEGLKKDFVFHGSIYPKLKFWGKSVEAEPKGIITLELPKYNEAYTWTNPTCCVHNIIVGQLWIEQYGNVEVLNHKTGERCCLNFKPCGLFGKELHKVEGYILDKSKKKVCSLYGKWTECMYIVDYAALEAHKRSGKGTAEKKSSTPGSREELEEIPLPEADTVKVIPGSYLLWRIAPRPVNSTEMYSFTSFAMQLNELDKDMDGLIPKTDCRLRPDIRAMENGDIDLASEEKKRLEEKQRAACKTHSKSDDEWKTKNPSLGPRWFQQGQNPHNGSQDWLFSTGYWNRNYPLLPDIY, from the exons AGCTACCGCCCATGATGCTGCAGAAGATGAGGGAGGTGTGTGAGCTGTCCAGTGAAACTTGCTCGAATCTCAACCACTGCCTCAGCCTCTTCTCCAGACAGGATGGG GTGCGCAGTCTGAAATTGGAGCAGGAGGTTGAGAAGAATAATATCCTGTCTGAAGAGCTTCAGACTCTGGCTACAGAGCAGCACAAACTAGAGCAGTCCGTTGTCAAGGGCTCCTCTCCACGGAGCGCGCTCAGTGATGATGATTTCTACGATGCTGTGTCTG ATTCGGACTCGGAGCACTCTCTGAGCGTCTTTGAGGGGGTGGCCAGTCATTCGTTTGACAAGGACGAGGAGAAAGGCTCTGTCCTGTTCAGCAGCAAGCGCAGCAGCCCAACCAGCATGTCTCTGGAGAATCACCATGGCAATGAGGAGGAGTCCCAACCCAATGGGATTGTGAGGCACAG AACAAGTTTACCAGCATCCATGTTCTCCAGAAATGACTTCAGCATCTGGAGTATCCTGAGGAAATGCATTGGCATG GAGCTGTCTAAAATTACCATGCCAGTGATTTTTAATGAGCCCCTGAGCTTCCTTCAGCGTCTGACAGAGTACATGGAGCACACGTACCTCATCCACCAGGCCAACGCCTCCTCTGACTCCATAGAGAGGATGAAG TGTGTGGCAGCGTTTGCTGTGTCTGCTGTGGCTTCGCAGTGGGAGAGAACTGGGAAACCTTTCAACCCGCTACTGGGAGAGACCTACGAACTGGTCag AGAGGACCTGGGGTTCAggttgatctcagagcaggtgagccACCATCCACCAGTCAGTGCGTTCCACGCCGAAGGCCTGAAGAAAGACTTTGTGTTCCATGGCTCCATCTACCCCAAACTCAAGTTCTGGGGCAAGAGCGTGGAGGCTGAACCCAAAGGCATCATCACACTGGAGCTTCCCAA GTACAATGAGGCCTACACATGGACAAACCCTACATGTTGTGTCCACAACATCATCGTGGGGCAGCTGTGGATTGAGCAGTATGGCAACGTGGAGGTGCTCAACCACAA AACTGGAGAAAGATGCTGTTTGAATTTCAAACCCTGTGGCCTTTTTGGCAAGGAATTGCACAAAGTTGAAGGCTACATTCTGGACAAAAG CAAAAAGAAGGTCTGTTCTCTCTATGGAAAGTGGACAGAGTGTATGTACATTGTGGATTATGCTGCATTGGAGGCACATAAGAGAAGTGGGAAGGGGACAGCGGAAAAGAAAAGCAGCACACCG GGCTCTCGTGAGGAATTGGAGGAGATCCCCCTACCAGAGGCTGACACAGTCAAGGTCATCCCAGGCAGCTATCTCCTTTGGAGGATAGCCCCCAGACCAGTCAACTCTACAGAG ATGTACAGCTTCACGTCGTTTGCCATGCAACTGAACGAGCTGGATAAAGATATGGATGGGCTCATCCCAAAGACAGACTGCAGGCTTAGGCCAGACATACGAGCCATGGAGAACGGAGATATTG ATCTTGCAagtgaggagaagaagagactagaagagaaacagagagctgCATGTAAAACCCATTCCAAATCTGATGACGAGTGGAAAACAAA AAACCCTTCCCTCGGCCCCAG GTGGTTTCAACAGGGCCAGAATCCCCACAATGGCTCCCAGGACTGGTTGTTCTCCACTGGGTACTGGAACCGCAACTATCCCCTGTTACCTGATATTTACTGA